The following nucleotide sequence is from Solidesulfovibrio carbinolicus.
GAGACGGCCGTTTCGGCGCTCAAGTCCGGGGCCTACGACTATCTCACCAAGCCGCTGGACCTTGACGTCATGCGCCTGACCGTGGAGCGCGCCCTGGACCATCTGCGCCTGGCCCGGGAAAACGAGAACCTGCGCCAAAAGCTCGGGCCTGGCGTCGTCGGGCCGGAGATCATCGGCAAAAGCCCGGCCATGCGTGAGCTCTTTTCCATGATTGCCATGGTGGCCCCCACCGAAGCCACGGTGCTGGTCACCGGCGAATCCGGCACGGGCAAGGAACTGGTGGCCAAGGCGCTCCACGCCGGCAGCCCGCGCGCCGCCGGGCCGCTGGTGGCCGTCAACTGCGCGGCGCTCAATGAAACGCTGCTCGAATCGGAACTCTTCGGCCACGAGAAAGGGGCCTTCACCGGAGCCGAACGGCGGCGGGAAGGGCGGTTCATGGCCGCCAATAAAGGTTCGATCTTTTTGGACGAGATCGGCGAAATCGCCCCCTCCATCCAGGCCAAGCTCTTGCGTGTCATCCAGGAGCGCGAGATCCAGCGGGTGGGCGGCGACCACCCCATCGGTGTGGACGTGCGCATCCTGGCCGCCACCAACCGCGACCTCAAAAAGGAGGTCGAGGCCGGCCGGTTCCGCGAAGACCTCTACTATCGCCTCAACGTGGTGGCCATTGCCGTGCCGCCGCTTCGTGAGCGGGGCCAGGACATTCCACTTTTGGCCCAGCATTTCCTGACGCACTTTGCCGACAAAAACCGCAAACGCCTCAAGGGCTTTACTCCGGCGGCCATGGACCAGCTGCTGCGCTGCCCCTGGCCCGGCAACGTGCGCGAGCTGGAAAACGCCGTGGAGCGCGCCGTCATCCTGTCCGTCGGGGAATACGTCACCGAGCGCGAACTGCCGCTGTCCGCCATGCGCGAGGCCGGCGGCAACGGGGCCCCAGGCGGAGGCGCGCCCGCGTCGGCCGACATGGCCGGGCTGGCCGGCATGGCCCTGGACGACGTGGAGCGCGAGGTCATCCTGGCCACCCTGCGCGACACCGGCGGCAACAAGAGCGAAGCGGCGCGGGTGCTCGGCATCACCCGGGCCACCCTGCACAAGAAGCTTAAGAAGTACGGCGAGGAATAAGGGCTTTTCCGCCTGGGCCGGTCCAGGAGGCGGGGCCGCCAGCCCGTCTCCTGATACGGGGCGACGCGGGCCGGCCCTCGGCGGCCGGAACCGGTTCTGTCCGGTGCGAGCCCGTGCGCCGGCCGATAAAAAACGGGGCGCGGACCAGTCCGCGCCCCTCGTCTTTGGAAGCCAGCTGCGCGTTCTAACGCATGGCCTCGGGGAAGAGCTTGCCCCCAAGTTCGCGCAGCTTGTACTTCTGCACCTTGCCGCTGGTGGTCAGCGGGAACTCTTCCACGAACGCGATGTACTTGGGGATTTTGTGCCAGGCGATCTGGCCCCGGCAGAAGTCCTTGACATCCTCGGGAGCCATTTCCACGTCCTTGCGCAGGATGATAAACGCCCCCACTTCCTCGCCGTACTTGCGGCTGGGCACGCCGGCCACCTGTATATCGGCGATTCCCGGCATGGTGTAGAGGAATTCCTCGATCTCGCGGGGATAGATGTTCTCGCCGCCGCGAATGATCATGTCCTTGATGCGTCCGGTGATGACCACGAAGCCGTTTTCGTCCATGACGCCAAGATCGCCCGAGTGCAGCCAGCCGTCGGCGTCAATGCACTTGGCCGTGGCTTCGGGGTTCTTGTAGTAGCCCTTCATGGCGTTGTAGCCCCGGCAGCAGACTTCGCCCTGCTTGCCGCGCTCCACTTCCTCATTGGTCTCAGGGTCGAGCACCTTCACTTCGACGTGGGGGAAGGCCTTGCCCACGCTTTCCACCCGGTAGTGGTAGGGGTCGTCCACGTCGGACTGGGTCATGCCGGGCGAGCTTTCGGTGAGGCCGTAGACGCTGGTGATCTGCTTCATGTACATCTTCTCGGTCACCTGCCGCATGGTCTGCACCGGGCAGACCGAGCCGGCCATGATGCCGGTGCGCAGCGACGAGAAGTCGAATTTCGCAAACAGCGGATGCTCCAGCATGGCGATGAACATGGTGGGCACGCCGTAGACGGCCGTGCATTTTTCCTGCTCAATGGACATCATGGATTTGACCGGGTCGAACACTTCGGTGAAAACCATGGTCGTGCCGTGGTTGAGGCAGGCCATGACGCCGAGCACGCAGCCGAAGCAGTGGAACAGCGGCACATGGATAAGCAGCTTGTCCTTGCTGGTGAACCGCTGGCGCTGGCCGATGGAGTAGCCGTTATTTAAGATGTTGTGGTGGCTGAGCATAACGCCCTTGGGGAAGCCGGTGGTCCCCGAGGTGTACTGCATGTTGACCACGTCGTGGCAGTTGAAGGTGGCCTGCCGGGCTTTCAATTCCTCGTCGGTGACGGTGCGGGCCAGGCCGATGATCTCGGGGATGGAGTACATGCCCCGGTGTTTTTCCACGCCCAGGAAACACACCCGCTTGAGGTGGGGGAAGGTCTCGCTTCTGATCGCCCCGCGCTGCATGTTGCGCAGTTCCGGGGCCAGGTCGTAAAGGATCTCGATATAGTCCGAATCCCGAAAGCCGTTGATGATAAAGATGTTGTCGGCGTCGGAATTGGTGAGCAGATACTTGAGTTCGTTGCGCTTGTAGGCCGTGTTGACGGTGAGCAGCACGGCGCCCATCTTGGCCGTGGCGAACATCAGCGCCACCCAGAAGGGCACGTTGGTGGCCCACACGGCCACTTTTTCGCCCTTTTGGATGCCCAGGGCCATGAGGCCCTTGGCCAGTTCGTCGGTGAGTTCGTCGAACTGCTGCCAGGTCAGGCGATAGTCGCGGTCCACGTAGACCACGGCGTCCTGGTCCGGGAACTTGGACGCGGTTTCCTTGAGCAGGTCTCCCAGGGTCAGGTCGCGAAGGGGCGGCACGAAGGTCATGGGCGGCTCCTTTGCCTACTGCGGGATGTAAAGGACGGCGTAGATGTCGGTCTTGGGCGCGTTGCCGCAGCCCACGTAGTGGGGCACCACGGAATTGAAGTAGACCGAGTCGCCGGCCCCAAGGACATGGCGGTCCGGGCCGACGATGACTTCCAGCTCACCGGAAACCACCACGATGAATTCCTCGCCTTCATGGGAGGACAAGGGCTTTTCGGCCGCCGCTTCTTCGTCGGGGTAGATCTCGATGAAAAAAGGCTCCATGTGGCGGTCGGTCTTGGCCGCGCCCAGGGAATGGTATTTGTAGCTGGCCCGCTTGCCCCGGGCCTTGCGCAGTATGGCGTCGTCAGCCCCGCGCTCGGCGCAGCAGGTCAGGCAGATGTCGCTGTCCACGGCGTCGTCCATGAAGGTGCCCAGACGCTGTCCCAGGGCCAGGGCGATCTTGAGCAGGGGACCGATGGACGGGGTGACGTCCTCTTCCTCCAGGGCGGTGAGGAATTCCACGGAAAGACCGGTGCGGCGCGACAGTTCCTCGCGCGACATTTCCTGCCGTTCCCGGTACGTGCGGATGCGATCACCAAGCTTTTTGACGCTCATGGCTACCTCGTGGCTGATATAGTGGGACGGGGCGAGAGTCGACATGCCCCAGGAAGGTGCCCCGATACCATACTGCGGCGCGGAATTCCAGCCGTTTTTCCCGATCTTGCCGCTCGGAAAGAACCGTTTGACAAGCCGGGCTTCCATGCGAAAAGACGGGAGCAACCATTTCGCTAACCATACGAGCCAAGGGGTACCCCATGAGCAAGGAGATCGGACCGGTCCGGGAGATCGCCATGCGCCTTCGCGGCCTGCGCGAAGCCACCGGCATGACGGCCCAGGCCCTGGCCGAGGCCACCGGCGTCACCGCCGCCGACGTCGCGGCCTACGAGACCGGCAACACGGAAATTCCCGTCAGCTACCTCTACGAGGTCGCCAAGGCCTGCGGCGCGGACCTCACCGCGCTTTTAACCGGCGACGACGCCCACCTCATGAATTATTCCCTGGTGCCGTCCGGCCAGGGGCTGTCCGTGGACCGGCGCAAGGCCTACAAGTACCAGGCTTTGGCCTACCGCTTCCACAAGCCCCACATGGAGCCGTTTATCGTCACCGTGCCGCCCAAGGCCGAGTCCGAGATGGAGATCAACCGCCACCTGGGCGAGGAGTTCATCTATATGCTGCGCGGCCGGCTGGAAGTGCGCCTGGGCGAGGACATCGTGGTCCTTGAACCCCACGACAGCCTGTATTTTTCCTCCCGCACGCCCCACGCCATGCGCGGCCTCGACGGCGAACCGGCGGAGTTTTTGGACGTCATTATCTAGCCGGGCCGCCATGCCGTCCCGGCGGGCAGCCTGGCCGAATTGACCTGTGCCGGAGTGCATCGACAAGACAACAACCGTTTTGCCCGGGAGTCCAAGACCATGCCTGTCGCCAAACTGCGACCCAAAACCTACCGTGAGCTGCTCGAGACCTTTTCCATCGCCGTGCCCGAGAACTATAATTTCGCCTTCGATTTTCTCGACGCCGAGGCCGCCCAGGACCCGACCCGGCCGGCCATGATCCACATCGGCCCGGACGGGACCCGGCGCGACCTTGATCTGGCCTATTTCAGCAAGGAATCGGCCCGCATGGCCAACGCCTTCAAGGCCGCGGGACTCGTCAAGGGCGACAAGGTGATGATCATCCTCTACCGCCGGGTGGAGTGGTGGGTCACCATGCTGGCCCTGCACAAGCTCGGGGCCGTGCCCGTGCCTTCGCCCAACCTGCTCACCCCCCACGACATCGATTTCCGGGTCAACTACGCCGGCATCAAGGCCGTGGTGGCCGAGGATTCCGTAGTCGACCGGGTGGAAGCGGCCCGGGCCGCCTGCCCGACCCTGACCGTGTGCGTCCAGGTCGGCACGTCTCCGCTCCCGGCCGGCTGGCTCGACTACGAAACCATCCGCGCCGCCGCCGCCGAGGATTTCCCCCGCACAGCCGAAGCCCCGGGCGGCGACGATTCGCTGCTCATCTTCTTTTCCTCCGGCACCACCGGCATGCCCAAGATGGTGGAGCACAGCCACGCCTATCCCCTGGGCCACCTCACCACCGGCGTCTACTGGCACAACCTGGAGCCCGGCGACGTCCACCTCACCCTGGCCGACACCGGCTGGGGCAAGGCCGTGTGGGGCAAGTTCTACGGCCAGTGGATGGCCGGAGCCACGGTCTTCACCTGGGACTTCCGGGGCAAGTTCGTGCCCTCCGAGCTCCTCGACGTCATGACCGCCCACAAGGTGACCTCCTTTTGCGCCCCGCCCACGGTCTACCGGTTCCTTATCCGCGAGGACCTCAAGAAGTACGACCTCTCGGCGCTGCGCTACTGCACCACTGCGGGTGAACTCTTAAACGACGGCGTGTTCCGGGCCTGGAAGGAAATCACCGGGCTTTCCATCTATGAAGGCTACGGCCAGACCGAAACCTGCCTGCAACTGGCCACCTTCCCCTGCATGACGCCCAAACCCGGCTCTATCGGCCGGCCCACCCCGGGCTGGAACGTGGTCATCCTCGACGAGGAAGGCAAACCCTGTCCGGCCGGCGTCGAAGGCGAAATCTGCCTCAAGCTCGAAGACGGCAAGAACTTGGGCCTTTTCACCGGCTACCTCCAGGAACCGGCTAAAACCGCCAGCGTCATGGTCGACGGCTACTACCACACCGGCGACAAGGCCTGGATGGACGAAGACGGGTACTTCTGGTTCCTGGGCCGCACCGACGATCTCATCAAGTCCAGCGGCTACCGCATCGGACCCTTCGAGGTCGAAAGCGCGCTCATCACCCATAAGGCCGTGGTCGAGGCCGCTGTCACCGGCGTGCCCGATCCCGTGCGCGGCCAGGCCGTCAAGGCCACGGTTGTCCTGGCTCCCGGCTATACCGGCTCCCCGGAACTGGCCAAGGAACTGCAAGAGCACGTGAAAAAGGAAACCGCGCCCTACAAATACCCGCGCATCATCGATTTCGTCGCCGAGCTGCCCAAGACCATCAGCGGCAAGATCAAACGCGCCGAGATCCGCGCCAAGGACGAAAGTCGGGAAATATAAGGCGAAGGGAAGAGGAAGATGCCTCCGGCGGCCGGGAGGGGGTAACCCCCTCCCGGACCCTCCCTGTCTGGGGGCGGCGTTTCCCCGGGCTTCAGGCTTTGCCTGAAGCCCGGGGAAACGCCGCCCCCAAACGGGAAGGCTTCGCGAAGAGCGCGCGGAGACCGCAAACCAGATGGGGGGTCCGGGGGCCTCAGGCCCCCGGCCGCCGGAGGCTCTTCTCTTCTCTCTTCTTCACTCCGAAAACGTATGCCCCCGGCCAACATTTCCCTTGTCGCGCGGCTGGCGCGCGAGCCGTTGACCCATTTTCTGGTGCTTGGGGCGTTGCTTTTCGCCTTGGGGACGCTTGGCCGGCCGGCTGAGCCGACAGTCGTTGCTGAGGGCGCGGCCATCGTCGTCATCGACGAGGATGTGCGCCAGCTTGCCGGCCTGTGGCGGATGCAGTGGGGCCGGGAGCCGACGCCGGCCGAACTGCGCCGGCTGGCCGACGAGCAGGTGCGCGAGGAGGTGCTCGTGCGCCAGGCCCTGGCCGCCGGCCTGGAGGCCCAGGACATCCTGGTCCGTCGCCGGCTGGCCGCCTTGGCCGCCGCCCGGTTGGAGCAGGGGATAAGCCTGCCCGAGCCGAGCCAGGCCGAACTGCGCGCCCTGTACGAGGCCGATCCCGCCGCCTTTGCTCCGGTTGCCGAGCTGACTTTCCGCCAGATCGCCTTTTCCGACCGCGCCCGGGGCGGCCGGGCCAAGGAAGAGGCCATACAGGCCCGCGACGCGCTCTCCGGCCGGGACGCCGCCGCCGGCCAGGGCCTGGGCGACCACACCGAACTGCCCGAGCGCTCCGAAAACGTGACCCCGGACGAAACGGCGGCTCTTTTCGGCGACGCCTTCGCCGCTACGCTCACCACCTTGCCGGTCGGGTCCTGGCAGGGGCCGCTGGCGACCCTGGGCGACTGGCATCTGGTCTTTGTCGAAGCGGCCCGGCGCGGCCCGCCGCCGCCCTTCGAGACGGCTCGGCCGGCTGTGGCCGAGGCCTGGAAGCGCAATCGCCTGGAGGCCGAACGCAAGCAGGCCTATGCGGCCGTGCTGGCCCGCTATACGGTCGTCCTGCCGCCGTCCGTGGCCGAGAGCCGGCCATGACGCGGCCCTTTGCCGAGCTGGCCTTGGCCGTCGCCGTCCTGACCGGCCTTTTGGCCGCGTCCGTTTCCGCCCACGCCCACGAAACCCGGCCGGCCGTGCTGGAGCTGCGCCAGACCGCGCCCGAACGCTTTGACGTGCTGTGGCGCACGCCGCTGTATGAAGGCCAGCGCCTGCCCTTTGTCCTGCGTCTGCCCGACGGCGCGAAGCAAATAAGCCCGCCCATCGTCATGAGCCTGCCGGACTGGCATCTCGAATCCTGGCGTGTCGCCGCGCCGGGGGGGCTTGTGGGCAAGCGGGTCCTTTTTTCCGGCCACGACGCCACCACGGCCGGGGTGGTGGTGCGCTACGCCGGGCTGGACGGCCGGGAGTCCACAGCCGTGGTCACCCCGGACAAGGACGGCCTGACCCTGGCCGGCCAGGGCTCGACCGGCGCGGACTTCACCGACGCCGTGGCCCTGGGCCTGCGGCATATCGGCTATGGCATCGACCATCTGCTTTTTGTGCTGGGGCTCATCTGTCTGGCCCGGGGCGGCTGGCGGCTGGTGGAGACGGTCACGGCCTTTACCGTGGCCCACAGCTTGACCCTGGCCGCCGCCGCCTCGGGGCTGGTGAGCGTTCGGGCCGAGCCGGTCAACGCCGTGGTGGCGCTCAGCATCCTTTTCCTTGGCCCGGAGATGGTGCGGCAGTTGCGCGGCCAGTCGAGTCTGGCCATCCGTCGGCCGGCGGCGGTGGCCTTTGCCTTCGGCCTGCTCCACGGCCTGGGTTTTGCCGGCGGCTTGTCCGGGTTTGGCCTTTCCCGGGAGGCCCTGGTGGTGACCTTGCTTGGCTTCAACCTCGGCGTGGAAATCGGCCAACTCGCCTTTGTGGCCGCCCTCCTGGCCGTGGCCGCCTCCCTTGCCCGGCTGGGTATGGCCTGGCCGGCCTGGGCCGGCTACGCCCCGGCCTATGTGGTCGGCACGGCCGGGGCCTACCTGACCATCGCCCGAACCGTCGTCATGTTGGGGATATGATGAGGACTCGTCTAGGTTTTCTCTGCCTGGCCGCCCTGGCCATGGTCCTTGGCCGGGCCGAGCCGGCCCTGGCCCATCTGGTCAGCGCCGACGTGGGCGATTTCTACGCCGGCCTGCTCCATCCCCTGACCTCGTGGGAGCATTTGCTCCCCCTGGCCGGGCTGGCCTTTCTGGCTGCCCAGTCCGGGCGCGGCGGCGGCCGGCTGGCTGTTTGCCTGCTTCCCCTGGCCCTGGCTGTCGGCGTCTGCGGCGGCGCGCTCTGGCCGCTGCCTCGGGCCGCCGCCGGACTGGCCGGACTTTGGCTGGCCGTTTGCGGCGTGTTGGCCGCCTGGCCCGGGCCTTGCCGTCCCGCCCTGGTCGGCCTGTGCGCCGCCGGTCTCGGCGTGGCTCTGGGTTGGCGCGGCGGGGCGGACTGGGCCGTCTCCCGGGCCGGCTGGCAGTTCGTGCCGGGCGTGGCGGCCTGCGGCTTTTTGCTGACGGCCCTGGGCGCGGCCTGGCTGCCGCGCCTGGAGGGCGGCTGGCGGGGCCGGGCGCGAGCTCTCCTGGGGCTGGCCTTGGCCCTGACCGGTCTGCTGCTGGCCTTTCGCGGCGTCATGGGCGAGGGCGGCGCGGCCGGGCTTGGGCAGTTGGCCGGCTGGTTGGACGGCGGGCGTGTGGGGGATTTCCTGCAACATCCCACGGCCTCGCCCTGGACCCTGGCCGGCGTCCTGGCCGGGGCCATGGCCTGGGGCGGGGTCCATGCCTTGACGCCCGGCCACGGCAAGGCCCTGGTCGGGGCCTATCTCGTCGGCGCCCGGGGCACGTGGCGACATGCCGTCTGGCTGGGGCTCACCGTGGCCGTCACCCATACGGCGGGCGTGTTCCTCCTGGGCGGCGCGGCCGTGCTGGCCGCCGACGAGGCCGGGCGGGAACGGCTC
It contains:
- a CDS encoding sigma-54-dependent transcriptional regulator, which gives rise to MRAELLVVDDDAGHLSMLRTVLAGWGYGVTGATDGAEAVELVRSRPFDAVLLDVRMAGMGGMEALSLIKEYNPAVPVLIMTAYSSVETAVSALKSGAYDYLTKPLDLDVMRLTVERALDHLRLARENENLRQKLGPGVVGPEIIGKSPAMRELFSMIAMVAPTEATVLVTGESGTGKELVAKALHAGSPRAAGPLVAVNCAALNETLLESELFGHEKGAFTGAERRREGRFMAANKGSIFLDEIGEIAPSIQAKLLRVIQEREIQRVGGDHPIGVDVRILAATNRDLKKEVEAGRFREDLYYRLNVVAIAVPPLRERGQDIPLLAQHFLTHFADKNRKRLKGFTPAAMDQLLRCPWPGNVRELENAVERAVILSVGEYVTERELPLSAMREAGGNGAPGGGAPASADMAGLAGMALDDVEREVILATLRDTGGNKSEAARVLGITRATLHKKLKKYGEE
- a CDS encoding AMP-binding protein translates to MTFVPPLRDLTLGDLLKETASKFPDQDAVVYVDRDYRLTWQQFDELTDELAKGLMALGIQKGEKVAVWATNVPFWVALMFATAKMGAVLLTVNTAYKRNELKYLLTNSDADNIFIINGFRDSDYIEILYDLAPELRNMQRGAIRSETFPHLKRVCFLGVEKHRGMYSIPEIIGLARTVTDEELKARQATFNCHDVVNMQYTSGTTGFPKGVMLSHHNILNNGYSIGQRQRFTSKDKLLIHVPLFHCFGCVLGVMACLNHGTTMVFTEVFDPVKSMMSIEQEKCTAVYGVPTMFIAMLEHPLFAKFDFSSLRTGIMAGSVCPVQTMRQVTEKMYMKQITSVYGLTESSPGMTQSDVDDPYHYRVESVGKAFPHVEVKVLDPETNEEVERGKQGEVCCRGYNAMKGYYKNPEATAKCIDADGWLHSGDLGVMDENGFVVITGRIKDMIIRGGENIYPREIEEFLYTMPGIADIQVAGVPSRKYGEEVGAFIILRKDVEMAPEDVKDFCRGQIAWHKIPKYIAFVEEFPLTTSGKVQKYKLRELGGKLFPEAMR
- a CDS encoding helix-turn-helix domain-containing protein, with product MSVKKLGDRIRTYRERQEMSREELSRRTGLSVEFLTALEEEDVTPSIGPLLKIALALGQRLGTFMDDAVDSDICLTCCAERGADDAILRKARGKRASYKYHSLGAAKTDRHMEPFFIEIYPDEEAAAEKPLSSHEGEEFIVVVSGELEVIVGPDRHVLGAGDSVYFNSVVPHYVGCGNAPKTDIYAVLYIPQ
- a CDS encoding helix-turn-helix domain-containing protein; the encoded protein is MSKEIGPVREIAMRLRGLREATGMTAQALAEATGVTAADVAAYETGNTEIPVSYLYEVAKACGADLTALLTGDDAHLMNYSLVPSGQGLSVDRRKAYKYQALAYRFHKPHMEPFIVTVPPKAESEMEINRHLGEEFIYMLRGRLEVRLGEDIVVLEPHDSLYFSSRTPHAMRGLDGEPAEFLDVII
- a CDS encoding AMP-binding protein, whose amino-acid sequence is MPVAKLRPKTYRELLETFSIAVPENYNFAFDFLDAEAAQDPTRPAMIHIGPDGTRRDLDLAYFSKESARMANAFKAAGLVKGDKVMIILYRRVEWWVTMLALHKLGAVPVPSPNLLTPHDIDFRVNYAGIKAVVAEDSVVDRVEAARAACPTLTVCVQVGTSPLPAGWLDYETIRAAAAEDFPRTAEAPGGDDSLLIFFSSGTTGMPKMVEHSHAYPLGHLTTGVYWHNLEPGDVHLTLADTGWGKAVWGKFYGQWMAGATVFTWDFRGKFVPSELLDVMTAHKVTSFCAPPTVYRFLIREDLKKYDLSALRYCTTAGELLNDGVFRAWKEITGLSIYEGYGQTETCLQLATFPCMTPKPGSIGRPTPGWNVVILDEEGKPCPAGVEGEICLKLEDGKNLGLFTGYLQEPAKTASVMVDGYYHTGDKAWMDEDGYFWFLGRTDDLIKSSGYRIGPFEVESALITHKAVVEAAVTGVPDPVRGQAVKATVVLAPGYTGSPELAKELQEHVKKETAPYKYPRIIDFVAELPKTISGKIKRAEIRAKDESREI
- a CDS encoding peptidyl-prolyl cis-trans isomerase, translated to MPPANISLVARLAREPLTHFLVLGALLFALGTLGRPAEPTVVAEGAAIVVIDEDVRQLAGLWRMQWGREPTPAELRRLADEQVREEVLVRQALAAGLEAQDILVRRRLAALAAARLEQGISLPEPSQAELRALYEADPAAFAPVAELTFRQIAFSDRARGGRAKEEAIQARDALSGRDAAAGQGLGDHTELPERSENVTPDETAALFGDAFAATLTTLPVGSWQGPLATLGDWHLVFVEAARRGPPPPFETARPAVAEAWKRNRLEAERKQAYAAVLARYTVVLPPSVAESRP
- a CDS encoding HupE/UreJ family protein, with protein sequence MTRPFAELALAVAVLTGLLAASVSAHAHETRPAVLELRQTAPERFDVLWRTPLYEGQRLPFVLRLPDGAKQISPPIVMSLPDWHLESWRVAAPGGLVGKRVLFSGHDATTAGVVVRYAGLDGRESTAVVTPDKDGLTLAGQGSTGADFTDAVALGLRHIGYGIDHLLFVLGLICLARGGWRLVETVTAFTVAHSLTLAAAASGLVSVRAEPVNAVVALSILFLGPEMVRQLRGQSSLAIRRPAAVAFAFGLLHGLGFAGGLSGFGLSREALVVTLLGFNLGVEIGQLAFVAALLAVAASLARLGMAWPAWAGYAPAYVVGTAGAYLTIARTVVMLGI
- a CDS encoding HoxN/HupN/NixA family nickel/cobalt transporter, producing MMRTRLGFLCLAALAMVLGRAEPALAHLVSADVGDFYAGLLHPLTSWEHLLPLAGLAFLAAQSGRGGGRLAVCLLPLALAVGVCGGALWPLPRAAAGLAGLWLAVCGVLAAWPGPCRPALVGLCAAGLGVALGWRGGADWAVSRAGWQFVPGVAACGFLLTALGAAWLPRLEGGWRGRARALLGLALALTGLLLAFRGVMGEGGAAGLGQLAGWLDGGRVGDFLQHPTASPWTLAGVLAGAMAWGGVHALTPGHGKALVGAYLVGARGTWRHAVWLGLTVAVTHTAGVFLLGGAAVLAADEAGRERLMPWLALASGLGMCAVGGTMAARGLWRLRGRAGEGRAHSHGGVAHSHGGTSHSHGGVAGGQDEALHNHGGPAHSHGGLLHSHGGGTHSHGGGRSDAAEPVGWRNLLALGVSGGLVPCPSALALMLAAIALGRPGWGLILCAAFGLGLAGVLTGVGLLCLAGVRFLGGTGRLGRAAGWLPLVGAGLIAAIGALAAWEALVVLLS